In a genomic window of Erigeron canadensis isolate Cc75 chromosome 5, C_canadensis_v1, whole genome shotgun sequence:
- the LOC122601492 gene encoding protein FAR1-RELATED SEQUENCE 5-like, whose translation MYHEYAYYSGFEIRKGSQKTNLSGIVRQKYYLCHRAGERKKVNIDSLERNEKQVRKSSMESTGCKARVRFDLDYLNETYIIADFHAIHNHELVPREYRHLCKTDRQLKYAEQLFVYNASISNVGPTKAHQLYSNLKGSSLNVNGTVDDFRNWKRDLNVYINESDAQILVNKMMEMREHIPGFAFEYKVDNSELHSLFWADNVARRNYEEFSDIMSFDATYRTNRYNMMFVPFTGIDNHNKCVTFAAGLIRDEKQYTWLLKCFMDNFKKEPTMVVTDQDKAMEIGIKNIFKTAKHRLCMWHITQKLPTKKEIEAGLYDCLVVQMTAEEECQIYIINEMLKRKVKETRQNVIQYKTLSPFRSPLPTLF comes from the exons ATGTACCACGAGTATGCTTATTATTCTGGTTTTGAAATCAGAAAAGGGAGCCAGAAAACTAATTTGTCGGGAATAGTAAGACAAAAGTACTATCTTTGTCACAGAGCTGGAGAAAGGAAGAAGGTTAACATAGATAGtttagaaagaaatgaaaaacaagttAGAAAAAGCAGCATGGAATCCACTGGATGTAAAGCTAGAGTGAGATTTGACTTGGATTACTTGAACGAAACATACATAATAGCTGATTTCCATGCAATTCATAATCATGAATTGGTTCCGCGAGAGTATAGACATCTATGCAAAACAGATAGACAACTAAAATATGCAGAGCAGCTATTTGTCTACAATGCCTCCATCTCAAACGTTGGACCAACAAAAGCTCATCAACTGTACAGTAACTTGAAGGGAAGCTCGTTAAATGTAAATGGGACAGTTGATGATTTCAGAAACTGGAAGAGGGACCTAAATGTGTACATCAATGAAAGTGACGCTCAAATTTTAGTTAACAAAATGATGGAAATGAGAGAACATATCCCTGGTTTTGCATTTGAGTATAAGGTTGACAACTCTGAATTACACTCACTCTTTTGGGCCGATAATGTAGCAAGGCGTAACTATGAAGAATTCAGTGACATAATGTCCTTTGATGCAACGTATCGGACAAACAg GTACAACATGATGTTTGTCCCTTTCACGGGAATAGACAACCATAACAAATGCGTAACCTTTGCTGCTGGGTTGATAAGAGATGAGAAGCAATACACATGGCTCCTAAAATGTTTCATGGATAACTTCAAGAAAGAGCCAACAATGGTGGTAACAGATCAAGACAAAGCCATGGAGAttggaataaaaaatatatttaagactGCAAAGCATAGGCTGTGCATGTGGCACATAACACAAAAACTGCCAACAAAG AAGGAAATAGAAGCTGGTCTATATGATTGTTTAGTTGTCCAAATGACTGCTGAAGAAGAGTGtcaaatttatatcattaatgAGATGTTAAAGAGGAAAGTGAAAGAGACTAG